The Bradyrhizobium sp. WBAH42 genome includes a window with the following:
- a CDS encoding ABC transporter substrate-binding protein, with protein MRFVSFRLASSVLATTALLLIAAAPSQAQTRAETLRYVTGASVNTLDPNIPGSTRESFALSMSTYDRLVAFGRKQLNGKWVFDLDTITGELAESYDVSPDGLKITFRLRKDAKFQDGSPVTAEDVKWSLDRCVTAPILGKAQLLTGSLTSADQFKVIDPLTIEVTLPKPDKLALPNLATVYPMIINSKVAKEHATADDPWATAWLKEHTAGSGAYAVESFKPGEQVILKRDESWNRGSANKPAFFKRIIVQSVPEPATRANLVERGDADLVLDLQASDVQSLEAKGKLKVISTPQYNAVTFVSMNNQIPPFDNVNVRRAIASALPYDDMFKAALFGRGAPLFGATWADGKPANGIYPFQQPLKLDLDKAREYLKAAGLPEGFSTTFSFNVGQASTAEPMAALVKESLGKIGIKVDIQKLPDAQMSTQINEKKLPFFTEGIVAWLPSTDYFYRNFYTGSQRWNYSSINNPDLAAIAQEARFEPDKAKYEEAGRKLNAMHFDLMPQVMLWQPNQDAVMAPSIEGYTYEFHRQVDYRDVSRK; from the coding sequence ATGCGTTTTGTGTCTTTCAGGTTGGCGTCGTCGGTCCTCGCCACCACCGCGCTGTTGCTCATCGCCGCCGCGCCTTCGCAGGCGCAAACCCGGGCCGAGACGTTGCGCTACGTCACCGGCGCCTCCGTCAACACGCTCGATCCCAACATTCCCGGCTCGACCCGCGAGTCCTTCGCATTGAGCATGAGCACCTATGACCGGCTGGTCGCGTTCGGCCGCAAGCAGCTCAACGGCAAATGGGTGTTCGATCTCGATACGATCACCGGCGAGCTCGCCGAATCCTACGACGTCAGTCCCGACGGCCTGAAGATCACCTTCCGCCTGCGCAAGGATGCAAAATTCCAGGACGGCTCGCCCGTGACCGCCGAGGACGTGAAGTGGTCGCTCGACCGCTGCGTCACCGCGCCGATCCTCGGCAAGGCGCAGCTGTTGACGGGCTCGCTGACGTCGGCCGATCAGTTCAAGGTGATCGATCCCCTCACCATCGAGGTGACGCTGCCAAAACCGGACAAGCTTGCGCTGCCTAATCTTGCCACCGTCTATCCGATGATCATCAACTCGAAAGTGGCAAAAGAGCACGCGACGGCTGACGATCCCTGGGCCACGGCCTGGCTGAAGGAGCACACTGCCGGTAGCGGCGCCTATGCGGTCGAGAGTTTCAAGCCCGGCGAGCAGGTGATTCTCAAGCGCGACGAGAGCTGGAATCGCGGCTCGGCCAACAAGCCCGCGTTCTTCAAGCGCATCATCGTGCAGTCGGTGCCGGAGCCGGCGACCCGCGCCAACCTCGTCGAACGCGGCGATGCCGATCTCGTGCTCGACCTGCAGGCGAGCGACGTGCAGTCGCTGGAGGCCAAGGGCAAGCTCAAGGTGATCTCGACGCCGCAATACAACGCGGTCACCTTCGTCTCGATGAACAACCAGATCCCGCCCTTCGACAACGTCAATGTTCGCCGCGCCATCGCTTCCGCGCTGCCCTATGACGACATGTTCAAGGCCGCTCTGTTCGGCCGGGGGGCGCCCCTGTTTGGCGCGACCTGGGCGGACGGCAAGCCGGCGAACGGCATTTATCCGTTCCAGCAGCCGCTGAAGCTCGATCTCGACAAGGCCAGGGAGTACCTCAAAGCCGCTGGTCTTCCCGAGGGCTTCTCGACCACCTTCAGCTTCAACGTCGGCCAGGCTTCGACCGCCGAGCCGATGGCCGCCCTCGTCAAGGAGTCGCTTGGCAAGATCGGTATCAAGGTCGACATCCAGAAGCTGCCGGACGCGCAGATGTCGACGCAGATCAACGAGAAGAAGCTGCCGTTCTTCACCGAAGGGATCGTCGCCTGGCTGCCGTCGACCGACTATTTCTACCGCAACTTCTACACCGGCAGTCAGCGCTGGAATTACAGCTCGATCAACAACCCCGACCTTGCGGCGATCGCGCAGGAGGCGCGCTTTGAGCCGGATAAGGCCAAGTACGAGGAAGCCGGCCGCAAGCTCAACGCGATGCATTTCGACCTGATGCCGCAGGTCATGCTGTGGCAACCCAATCAGGACGCGGTGATGGCGCCGTCGATCGAAGGCTACACTTACGAGTTCCATCGCCAGGTGGATTATCGCGATGTCAGCCGCAAGTGA
- a CDS encoding ABC transporter substrate-binding protein encodes MDRRTVLKGLAGAGGLALTGGLSAPAIAQGAAARTLRFVPQANLANFDPIWGTQYVVRNAAAMVWDTLYGIDSSLKPQRQMVESEEVTDDGTTWTFKLRSGLKFHDGEPVLSKDVVASLTRWSARDPMGLMIKALQQELTAVDDRTFKWVLKQPFPKMLYALAKNNSPCGFIMPERIAQTDPFKQITDYVGSGPMKFVKGEWVPGAKAVFEKFADYVPRQEKASWLAGGKQMQLDRIEWIVMPDPATAAAALQNGEVDWWENPIADLVPVLKKNKNISVDIGDPLGNIGSFRMNHLFAPFNDVRARRAVLMALSQEDYMRAIVGDDTALWKPLPGFFTPETPLYSEVGGEILKGKRDFDAAKKLLAESGYSGQPVTCIVAQDQPITKAMGDVTADLLKKLGMNVDFVATDWGTVGSRRAQKTPPGQGGWNMFHTWHAGADCINPAPYTAIRANGDKAWFGWPNSPGTEKEVASWFEAKSLDEEKAAIGRLNKAALDDVVYAPTGFFLSYTAWRKNVSGVTKGPLPFFWGVSKSA; translated from the coding sequence ATGGATCGCAGGACGGTATTGAAGGGGTTGGCGGGCGCGGGCGGTCTGGCATTGACAGGCGGCCTGTCGGCCCCGGCGATCGCTCAGGGCGCCGCGGCCCGCACCCTGCGTTTCGTGCCGCAGGCCAATCTCGCCAATTTCGACCCGATCTGGGGCACGCAATATGTCGTGCGCAATGCCGCCGCGATGGTCTGGGACACGCTCTACGGCATCGATTCCTCGCTGAAGCCGCAACGCCAGATGGTCGAGTCCGAGGAGGTGACCGACGACGGCACGACCTGGACGTTCAAGCTGCGCTCCGGGCTCAAGTTCCACGATGGCGAGCCGGTGCTCAGCAAGGACGTCGTGGCAAGCTTGACGCGCTGGTCGGCGCGCGACCCGATGGGTCTGATGATCAAGGCGCTGCAGCAGGAGCTGACCGCGGTCGACGATCGCACATTCAAATGGGTGCTCAAGCAGCCCTTCCCGAAGATGCTCTACGCGCTGGCCAAGAACAACTCGCCTTGCGGCTTCATCATGCCCGAGCGCATCGCGCAGACCGATCCGTTCAAGCAGATCACCGACTATGTCGGCTCCGGGCCGATGAAGTTCGTCAAGGGCGAATGGGTGCCGGGCGCGAAGGCGGTGTTCGAGAAATTTGCGGACTACGTGCCGCGGCAGGAGAAGGCGTCCTGGCTCGCGGGCGGCAAGCAGATGCAGCTTGATCGCATCGAATGGATCGTGATGCCGGATCCGGCCACGGCCGCCGCTGCCTTGCAGAACGGCGAGGTCGATTGGTGGGAAAACCCGATTGCCGACCTCGTGCCTGTTCTGAAGAAGAACAAGAACATCAGCGTCGACATCGGCGATCCGCTGGGCAATATCGGCTCGTTCCGGATGAATCATCTGTTCGCGCCGTTCAACGACGTGCGGGCGCGGCGTGCCGTGCTGATGGCGCTCAGCCAGGAAGACTATATGCGCGCGATCGTCGGCGACGACACCGCTCTCTGGAAGCCGCTGCCCGGCTTCTTCACGCCGGAGACGCCGCTCTACAGCGAAGTCGGTGGCGAGATCCTGAAGGGCAAGCGCGATTTCGATGCGGCCAAGAAGCTGCTCGCCGAGAGCGGCTATTCCGGCCAGCCGGTGACCTGCATCGTGGCGCAGGATCAGCCGATCACCAAGGCAATGGGTGACGTCACCGCGGACCTGCTCAAGAAGCTCGGCATGAATGTCGATTTCGTCGCCACCGATTGGGGCACGGTCGGCTCCCGTCGCGCGCAGAAGACGCCGCCGGGACAGGGCGGCTGGAACATGTTCCACACCTGGCATGCCGGCGCGGACTGCATCAATCCGGCTCCCTACACCGCCATCCGCGCCAACGGCGACAAGGCCTGGTTCGGCTGGCCGAACAGCCCCGGCACCGAGAAGGAGGTCGCGTCCTGGTTCGAGGCCAAGAGCCTCGACGAGGAGAAGGCTGCCATCGGTCGCCTCAACAAGGCGGCGCTCGACGACGTGGTCTACGCGCCCACGGGCTTCTTCCTGAGCTACACCGCCTGGCGCAAGAACGTCTCCGGCGTCACCAAGGGGCCGCTGCCGTTCTTCTGGGGCGTGTCGAAATCTGCATGA
- the nikE gene encoding ABC transporter ATP-binding protein: MSEDLLRIDDLHVSFSTRRGIVEAVRGVTLTVKAGEMLGLVGESGSGKSVTGFATTRLLDAAGRVTGGKILFRGQDVTKLRGDDLRQLQGAAMSMIFQNPRAALNPIRAIGLQIADAILTHKRISKEAARSEALELLRAVQIRDPEARMTAYPHELSGGMCQRVMIAIAISCNPALLIADEPTTGLDVTTQKVVMDLLADIAAARGMATILITHDLGLAARYCRRIAVMERGRIVEEASPSTLFGAPQHAYTRRLVAASPTATSRIEDLVTEEERERYTAVLGKPRPALAHGTPPLLEVRKLAKRFDQGSAAVADFSMTMAGGESVGLVGESGSGKSTTSRMICRLIDPSEGDIVFGGQSIGHVAARDFHRSPLRKDIQMVFQDPNESLNPRFTAFDCIAHPLMRLDGMRAGEGLRKRVEECGERVGLPLDLLPRFPHQLSGGQKARVGIARAIACRPRLLVLDEPTAALDVSVQAVVLQLLDRLRRENDIALLFVSHDLNVVRMLCDRTIVLRNGGIVEQGESRALFDNPKTDYTRKLVEAIPHFEAGPALAAAL; this comes from the coding sequence ATGAGCGAGGACCTGCTCAGGATCGACGACCTCCACGTCTCGTTCTCGACGCGGCGGGGCATTGTGGAGGCCGTGCGCGGCGTGACGCTCACCGTCAAGGCCGGCGAGATGCTCGGCCTCGTCGGCGAGAGCGGCTCGGGCAAGTCGGTCACCGGCTTTGCGACGACGCGGCTGCTGGATGCCGCCGGCCGCGTCACCGGCGGCAAGATCCTGTTTCGCGGGCAGGACGTCACCAAGCTCCGCGGCGATGATCTGCGACAGTTGCAGGGCGCCGCGATGTCGATGATCTTCCAGAACCCGCGGGCGGCGCTCAATCCGATCCGTGCGATCGGCCTGCAGATCGCGGACGCGATCCTCACCCACAAGCGTATCTCGAAAGAGGCCGCGCGCTCCGAGGCGCTGGAGTTGCTGCGCGCGGTCCAGATCCGCGATCCCGAGGCGCGGATGACCGCTTATCCGCACGAGCTTTCCGGCGGCATGTGCCAGCGCGTCATGATCGCGATCGCGATCTCCTGCAATCCTGCGCTGTTGATCGCGGACGAGCCGACCACCGGCCTCGACGTCACCACGCAGAAGGTGGTCATGGATCTCCTGGCAGACATTGCCGCCGCGCGTGGCATGGCGACGATCCTGATCACGCATGACCTCGGCCTCGCGGCGCGCTATTGCCGCCGCATCGCCGTGATGGAGCGCGGCCGTATCGTCGAGGAGGCGAGCCCCAGCACGCTCTTCGGCGCGCCGCAGCACGCCTATACGAGGCGCCTGGTTGCGGCATCGCCGACGGCGACGTCACGGATCGAAGATCTCGTGACGGAGGAGGAGCGCGAGCGTTATACGGCCGTTCTCGGCAAGCCACGGCCTGCGCTGGCGCACGGCACGCCGCCGCTCTTGGAAGTACGGAAGCTCGCCAAGCGCTTCGATCAGGGCTCTGCCGCGGTGGCCGACTTCTCGATGACGATGGCCGGCGGCGAGAGCGTCGGTCTCGTCGGCGAATCCGGCTCCGGCAAGAGCACGACCTCGCGGATGATCTGCCGCCTGATCGATCCGAGCGAAGGCGACATCGTGTTCGGCGGGCAGTCGATCGGGCACGTGGCGGCGCGCGATTTCCACCGCTCGCCCCTGCGCAAAGACATCCAGATGGTCTTTCAGGACCCGAACGAGAGCCTCAACCCACGCTTCACGGCGTTCGATTGCATTGCCCATCCCTTGATGCGTCTGGACGGCATGCGCGCCGGCGAGGGGCTGCGCAAACGGGTGGAAGAATGCGGCGAGCGGGTGGGCTTGCCGCTCGATCTATTGCCGCGGTTTCCGCATCAGCTCTCGGGCGGCCAGAAAGCCCGCGTCGGCATTGCCCGCGCCATCGCCTGCCGGCCGCGGCTTCTGGTGCTGGACGAGCCGACCGCCGCGCTCGACGTCTCGGTGCAGGCGGTTGTGCTGCAGCTGCTCGATCGCCTCAGGCGTGAAAACGACATTGCACTGCTGTTCGTCAGCCACGATCTCAACGTCGTGCGCATGCTGTGTGACCGCACCATCGTGCTGCGCAACGGCGGCATCGTGGAGCAGGGCGAGAGCCGGGCCCTGTTCGATAATCCGAAGACCGACTACACGCGCAAGCTGGTCGAGGCGATTCCGCATTTCGAAGCCGGGCCGGCCCTGGCGGCCGCTCTTTGA
- a CDS encoding ABC transporter permease — MTSATLRHSVWILRGNPLTAVAAAGVTLFVLVAIFGPWIVPYDPVVSNVSEALQPPSATHLAGTDQLGRDVFSRLIIAARLDLAIAVSAVGISFVIGAVVGAFCGYAGGRLDRAVGRFVDVMMAFPLFVLAMAMVAALGNRIENIVIATAIINLPFYIRFARAEVNVRRNVGWVEAARACGESHFSVVLRFLLPNILPAMAVQISLNLGWAILNAAGLSFIGLGVKPPTPEWGIMVAEGARFISTGRWWLVAFPGLALMLAVLCFNLLGDGMRDILDPRMRT; from the coding sequence ATGACTAGCGCCACACTTCGCCATTCGGTCTGGATTTTGCGCGGCAATCCGCTGACGGCGGTGGCCGCGGCCGGGGTGACGCTGTTCGTCCTGGTCGCGATCTTTGGTCCCTGGATCGTGCCTTATGATCCCGTGGTCTCTAATGTCTCGGAAGCCCTGCAGCCGCCGAGCGCCACGCATCTCGCCGGCACTGACCAGCTCGGCCGCGACGTGTTCAGCCGTCTCATCATCGCTGCACGGCTCGACCTTGCCATCGCAGTCTCCGCGGTCGGCATCTCGTTCGTGATCGGGGCCGTCGTCGGCGCGTTCTGCGGCTATGCCGGCGGACGGCTCGATCGCGCCGTCGGCCGCTTCGTCGACGTGATGATGGCGTTTCCGCTGTTCGTGCTGGCGATGGCGATGGTCGCCGCTCTCGGCAACCGGATCGAGAACATCGTGATCGCGACCGCGATCATCAATCTTCCCTTCTACATCCGCTTCGCGCGCGCCGAGGTCAACGTCCGGCGCAATGTCGGCTGGGTTGAGGCCGCGCGCGCCTGCGGCGAGAGCCATTTCTCGGTGGTGCTGCGCTTCCTGCTGCCGAACATCCTGCCGGCGATGGCGGTGCAGATCTCGCTCAATCTGGGCTGGGCCATTCTCAATGCCGCCGGCTTGTCCTTCATCGGCCTCGGCGTCAAGCCGCCGACGCCGGAATGGGGCATCATGGTCGCAGAGGGAGCGCGCTTCATCTCGACCGGACGCTGGTGGCTGGTGGCCTTTCCGGGCCTTGCGCTGATGCTGGCGGTGCTGTGCTTCAATCTCCTCGGCGACGGGATGCGGGACATTCTCGATCCCCGGATGCGCACATGA
- a CDS encoding ABC transporter permease produces MTSGLGATMVRAGRRLLSSLPALFGVLVFTFLLMRVLPGDPAVFFASGPNAGKEEIEQIRKQMGLDKSVPEQLVFYLSDIGHGNLGRSMMTGQPVLKDLRERLPASLELTFTALLIALIAAVPLGVIAALRPGSIIDHGVRLFCALGVCVPTFVSGLLLIYVFYYLLGLAPDPTGRIDVFTSLPPQRTGFLSIDFLLAGDVEGWWAACRQLILPAVSMALFVIAPLARITRASMLVSLGSDFVRTARSVGLSWRKVVVTYALRNAILPVITIAGIVFSTMLGANVLVEKVFSWPGVASYALDALLSSDYAPVQGFVLLMASLFVLVNLVVDICYGIADPRVSIE; encoded by the coding sequence GTGACGTCCGGTCTTGGTGCAACGATGGTGCGGGCGGGCAGGCGGCTCTTGTCGTCGCTGCCGGCGCTGTTCGGTGTGCTGGTCTTCACCTTCCTGTTGATGCGCGTCCTGCCCGGCGACCCCGCGGTGTTCTTCGCCTCGGGGCCCAATGCCGGTAAGGAGGAGATCGAGCAGATCCGCAAGCAGATGGGGCTCGACAAATCCGTGCCGGAGCAGCTCGTGTTCTATCTCTCCGACATCGGCCACGGCAATCTCGGCCGCTCGATGATGACCGGCCAGCCGGTGCTGAAGGACCTCCGCGAGCGGCTGCCGGCCTCCCTGGAGCTCACCTTCACCGCACTCCTGATCGCGCTGATCGCGGCGGTGCCGCTCGGCGTCATCGCGGCGCTGCGGCCGGGATCGATCATCGATCACGGCGTGCGGCTGTTCTGCGCGCTCGGTGTCTGCGTGCCGACCTTCGTCTCGGGCCTGCTGTTGATCTACGTCTTCTATTATCTGCTCGGGCTGGCGCCTGATCCGACCGGGCGGATCGACGTCTTCACCTCGCTGCCGCCGCAACGCACCGGCTTCCTCTCGATCGATTTCCTGCTCGCCGGTGACGTTGAGGGCTGGTGGGCGGCCTGCAGGCAATTGATCCTGCCGGCGGTGAGCATGGCGCTGTTCGTGATCGCGCCGCTGGCGCGGATCACGCGGGCCTCGATGCTGGTCTCGCTCGGCAGCGATTTCGTGCGCACCGCGCGCTCGGTCGGATTGTCCTGGCGCAAGGTCGTCGTCACCTATGCGCTCCGCAACGCGATCCTGCCCGTCATCACCATCGCCGGCATCGTGTTCTCGACGATGCTGGGCGCCAATGTGCTGGTGGAGAAAGTGTTCTCCTGGCCGGGCGTGGCCTCCTATGCGCTCGACGCGTTGCTGTCGTCCGACTATGCGCCGGTGCAGGGCTTCGTGCTGCTGATGGCCAGCCTGTTCGTGCTGGTCAATCTCGTCGTGGACATCTGCTACGGCATCGCCGATCCCAGGGTGTCGATCGAATGA
- a CDS encoding NAD(P)-binding domain-containing protein, with protein sequence MSEALTQLEADIRADLSRIAHPGAAWLDPKTGPDGKPALDVLIIGAGQSGIAIGFGLLRSRVSNILLIDKALEGKEGPWLTYARMPTLRSPKDYTGPDLDIPSLTYQSWHEARFGKASWQELGLIAREHWAEYLLWLRRTVGLPVRNACELLEIAPAAGGLLAARVKRAGGDETLYARKIVLATGQEGMGDWMIPEQLAHLPASSVATVADDIDFESLRGKRVAVIGAGASAFDNAATALEAGAAEVHLLCRRAQIQVIQPYRWLTFRGFLRHLSDLDDAWRWRFMRKILEMREGFPQPTYDRCARHANFTLHEGAPVEAARKTGKGVELQTPRGAITADFVICGTGIDMDFAGRGELANFAGNIAIWTDRYQPPEDERNERLGRFPYLADDYSFTERVPGTTPWISDVHLFAIASTMSFGPSGSSINAMTTAVPKLIHGLTRGLFRADVERHWASLSAYDVPQAVVARPARKMGESL encoded by the coding sequence ATGAGTGAGGCGCTCACCCAGCTCGAAGCCGATATTCGCGCCGATCTCTCCAGGATCGCGCATCCCGGCGCTGCCTGGCTCGATCCCAAAACGGGACCCGATGGCAAGCCGGCGCTGGATGTCCTCATCATCGGCGCCGGCCAGTCCGGCATCGCCATCGGCTTCGGCCTGCTGCGCTCGCGCGTCAGCAACATCCTGCTGATCGACAAGGCCTTGGAGGGGAAGGAGGGCCCGTGGCTCACCTACGCCCGGATGCCGACATTGCGCAGCCCGAAGGACTATACCGGGCCCGATCTCGATATCCCCAGCCTGACGTACCAATCGTGGCACGAGGCCCGCTTCGGCAAGGCGAGCTGGCAGGAGCTCGGCCTGATCGCGCGGGAGCATTGGGCAGAGTACCTGCTCTGGCTGCGGCGCACGGTCGGCCTGCCGGTGCGCAATGCTTGTGAGCTGCTGGAGATCGCGCCGGCGGCTGGCGGCCTGCTTGCTGCGCGCGTGAAACGGGCAGGAGGGGACGAAACGCTCTATGCCCGCAAGATCGTGCTCGCGACGGGGCAGGAGGGCATGGGCGATTGGATGATCCCGGAGCAGCTAGCGCATCTGCCGGCGAGCTCCGTTGCAACCGTTGCCGACGACATCGATTTCGAAAGCCTGCGCGGCAAGCGCGTCGCCGTCATCGGTGCCGGCGCCTCCGCTTTCGATAATGCGGCGACGGCTCTGGAAGCCGGGGCCGCCGAGGTACACCTGCTGTGCCGCCGTGCGCAGATCCAGGTCATCCAGCCCTATCGTTGGCTGACCTTTCGCGGCTTCCTGCGCCATCTCAGCGATCTCGACGATGCCTGGCGCTGGCGCTTCATGCGCAAGATCCTCGAAATGCGCGAGGGATTTCCGCAACCGACCTATGACCGCTGCGCGCGTCACGCCAATTTCACCTTGCACGAGGGCGCGCCGGTCGAAGCCGCGCGCAAGACCGGCAAAGGCGTTGAACTCCAGACGCCACGCGGAGCCATCACGGCCGATTTCGTCATCTGCGGTACCGGCATCGACATGGACTTTGCCGGTCGCGGCGAGCTCGCCAATTTCGCCGGCAACATCGCCATCTGGACCGACCGCTACCAGCCGCCGGAAGACGAACGCAACGAACGGCTCGGCCGCTTTCCCTATCTTGCCGACGACTATTCCTTCACCGAGCGCGTGCCGGGAACGACGCCGTGGATCTCCGACGTCCATCTCTTCGCCATCGCCTCCACCATGAGCTTCGGTCCGTCGGGATCGTCGATCAACGCGATGACGACCGCCGTTCCAAAGCTGATCCACGGGCTGACGCGCGGCCTGTTCCGCGCCGATGTCGAACGGCACTGGGCTTCGCTCAGCGCCTATGACGTGCCGCAGGCCGTGGTTGCGCGGCCGGCGCGAAAAATGGGGGAATCGCTGTGA
- a CDS encoding ABC transporter permease: protein MLSYILRRIVATLPVMAIVALFVFSLLYIAPGDPAVVIAGDQASPEDVERIRQSLGLDRPFLVQFGSWVWRILHGDLGTSIFTNLPVSAMIGQRLGPTLSLMIVTLLLTVVVAVPLGVVAAWKAGSLIDRVIMGFAVFGFSLPVFVVGYMLAYIFALELEWLPVQGYTPLSSGFWPWLENLILPAVALGCVYIALVARITRAAMLEVLQQDYIRTAKAKGLGQGGILFIHALKNAAVPIVTVIGIGIALLIGGAVVTESVFAIPGLGRLTIDAILRRDYPVIQGIVLLFSFVYVLVNLMIDVVYTLVDPRIRY, encoded by the coding sequence ATGCTCTCCTACATCCTCCGTCGCATCGTCGCGACCTTGCCGGTCATGGCAATCGTCGCGCTGTTCGTGTTCAGCCTGCTTTACATCGCGCCCGGCGATCCGGCCGTGGTGATCGCCGGCGATCAGGCAAGCCCGGAGGATGTGGAGCGCATCCGCCAGAGCCTCGGGCTGGACCGGCCCTTCCTGGTCCAGTTCGGAAGCTGGGTCTGGCGCATCCTGCACGGCGATCTCGGCACCTCGATCTTCACCAACCTGCCGGTCTCGGCGATGATCGGGCAGCGTCTCGGCCCGACGCTGTCGCTGATGATCGTCACGCTGCTGCTGACGGTCGTGGTGGCGGTGCCGCTCGGGGTGGTGGCGGCATGGAAGGCCGGCAGCCTGATCGATCGCGTCATCATGGGCTTTGCCGTGTTCGGATTCTCGCTGCCCGTCTTCGTGGTCGGCTACATGCTCGCCTACATCTTCGCGCTGGAGCTGGAATGGCTGCCGGTGCAGGGCTACACGCCGCTCAGCTCCGGCTTCTGGCCGTGGCTCGAGAACCTGATCCTGCCGGCGGTCGCGCTCGGCTGCGTCTATATCGCGCTGGTCGCCCGCATCACGCGGGCGGCCATGCTCGAAGTGCTGCAGCAGGACTATATCCGCACCGCCAAGGCCAAGGGCCTCGGGCAGGGCGGCATCCTGTTCATCCACGCCCTGAAGAACGCGGCGGTGCCGATCGTCACCGTGATCGGGATCGGCATCGCGCTCCTGATCGGCGGCGCGGTCGTCACCGAGAGCGTGTTCGCGATCCCCGGCCTCGGCCGCCTCACCATCGATGCCATCCTGCGCCGCGACTATCCGGTGATCCAGGGCATCGTGCTGCTGTTCAGCTTCGTCTACGTCCTCGTCAATCTGATGATCGACGTCGTCTACACGCTCGTTGACCCGAGGATCCGCTATTGA
- a CDS encoding ABC transporter permease: protein MTDTTVNPQSLPAGLVLAPQLPEILRPVRIRRGFVGLLRGHPTVAIGGALLLTLVLIAVFAPYLGTVDPTALAPAKRTRAPSADFWFGTDVLGRDIYSRVLFGARVSLTVGLSVAIFASAIGLAIGMVSGFIRWADGILMRFMDGLMSIPPILLAIALMALTRGSVGNVILAITVAEIPRVSRLVRSVVLSLREQPYVDAAVACGTRTPMIILRHILPNTVAPMLVQATYICASAMITEAILSFIGAGTPPTIPSWGNIMAEGRALWQVKPYIVFFPAAFLSVTVLAVNLLGDGLRDALDPRMAKSL from the coding sequence TTGACCGACACCACCGTCAATCCGCAATCGCTTCCGGCCGGCCTCGTCCTTGCGCCGCAACTGCCCGAGATCCTGCGGCCGGTCAGGATACGGCGCGGCTTCGTCGGCCTGCTGCGCGGCCATCCGACGGTCGCGATCGGCGGCGCATTGCTGCTGACCCTGGTGCTGATCGCGGTCTTTGCGCCTTACCTCGGCACGGTCGACCCGACCGCGCTTGCGCCCGCCAAGCGCACCCGCGCGCCGTCGGCCGATTTCTGGTTCGGCACCGACGTGCTCGGCCGCGACATCTATTCGCGCGTGCTGTTCGGCGCACGCGTCTCGCTCACGGTCGGCCTGTCGGTCGCGATCTTCGCGTCGGCGATCGGCCTTGCCATCGGCATGGTCTCCGGCTTCATCCGCTGGGCCGATGGCATCCTGATGCGGTTCATGGACGGGCTGATGTCGATCCCGCCGATCCTGCTGGCGATCGCGCTGATGGCGCTGACGCGCGGCAGCGTCGGCAACGTCATCCTGGCAATCACCGTGGCCGAGATCCCGCGCGTCTCGCGCCTCGTCCGCAGCGTCGTGCTGTCCTTGCGCGAACAGCCCTATGTGGACGCGGCGGTGGCCTGCGGCACCCGCACACCGATGATCATCCTGCGCCATATCCTGCCCAACACCGTTGCGCCGATGCTGGTGCAGGCGACCTATATCTGCGCCAGCGCCATGATCACGGAGGCGATCCTGTCCTTCATCGGCGCCGGCACGCCGCCGACCATCCCGTCCTGGGGCAACATCATGGCCGAGGGCCGTGCGCTCTGGCAGGTGAAGCCCTACATCGTGTTCTTCCCGGCGGCGTTCCTGTCCGTCACCGTGCTCGCCGTGAATCTGCTCGGCGACGGCCTTCGCGATGCGCTCGATCCGCGCATGGCCAAGAGCCTGTGA